A part of Mucilaginibacter defluvii genomic DNA contains:
- a CDS encoding ligand-binding sensor domain-containing protein, producing the protein MKVKLLLLSCLVLICLNSTAQSYYFTHYQVEQGLSNNAVICSIMDSRGFMWFGTKDGLNRFDGYTFKTFRNDPDDKNTLGSNFISTLYEDDNGILWVGTENGLYRYDWESERFIFLSGIPQQAIESVLKQGKYLWIVSGPALFRYNLTNHSVTSFRDNFTATYVCQSSEGDVWVSTADGYLQRYNQRTNKFTPFRALSNLNNRSVSNWIENISSDGPGRLLVGASNQGVKIFNTITHQSKDLVTRNENGTDIFARNFLRVSADELWIATESGIFIYHDKTQKLVNLRKQYNNPYSLADNAVYTLFKDNEGGIWAGTYFGGVNYYQPRYTFFEKFFPRIGENSISGNAVREICRDYDGNLWIGTEDAGLNKFNIKTKRFINYRPGDGRSGIANTNLHGLLITGNELWIGTFEHGLDVMDLHTERVIRHYNAGSGPHQLKSNFIFCMFKTRAGDILVGTPTGLYKYNKPDDDFMLLPHMPASAFITALMQDSKGTLWSGTFRNGIYYLNADGSSGSITRLLNVDMTKVRITNIFEDSDNRMWFATESGLFRYDHQTKKVKQYTLNDGLPSNLIYSILEDARKQLWISTSKGLVNFDLATEKIRVYTKANGLLTDQFNYNSAYKDETGRMFFGCVKGMICFNPDGFITNTGAPPIYITGFQVNNRELAVAQNGSPLKRSILVTRKIVLNYKSSSFSIDFSALSYNSPGTLEYAYRMDGLDNQWTYIKTNRKVYFTELPAGVYTFRVKAANSSGIWNNKEARLIIKILPPFWKSNTAYLVYTLLLMTAVIVLINRYNRKLRAKHRRQMEIFENEKEREIYEAKIEFFTNVAHEIRTPLTLIKGPMEKVMKKAVEVPDIEKNLRIIDRNTGRLLALTNQLLDFRKTEAKGFSLNFVNVDIPELLTDIYTRFQLAAEHRNLNYQLLIPETGLQAYVDPEGFTKIITNLLDNAIKYSDSRVEVELMRVANDHETFTIEVRNDGKAMPPELGNKIFEPFFRVNEHGSQPGTGIGLSISKSLAELHKGRLELVGYVNRFTIFALTLPVHQLIEFNLSGKWKKY; encoded by the coding sequence TTGAAAGTTAAACTATTACTGCTCTCGTGTTTAGTGTTGATCTGTTTAAACAGCACTGCGCAATCTTATTATTTTACCCATTACCAGGTTGAGCAGGGCTTATCAAACAACGCGGTTATATGCAGTATTATGGATAGCCGCGGTTTTATGTGGTTTGGCACAAAGGATGGCCTCAACCGCTTTGATGGCTATACCTTTAAAACTTTTCGTAACGATCCGGATGACAAAAACACATTGGGCAGCAATTTTATATCCACGCTTTACGAGGATGACAACGGCATTTTGTGGGTAGGTACCGAAAACGGCTTATACCGGTATGATTGGGAAAGCGAGCGATTTATTTTTTTATCCGGCATTCCGCAGCAGGCAATAGAGAGCGTATTGAAGCAAGGTAAATACCTGTGGATAGTATCCGGCCCGGCGTTATTTCGTTATAACCTTACCAACCATTCCGTTACATCGTTTCGTGATAATTTTACAGCCACATACGTGTGCCAATCATCCGAGGGAGACGTATGGGTGTCAACAGCTGATGGTTATTTGCAACGTTATAATCAGCGCACAAATAAATTTACACCGTTTAGAGCGTTATCCAACCTCAACAACAGGTCGGTATCAAACTGGATAGAGAACATAAGCAGCGATGGCCCTGGCCGCTTGCTTGTTGGAGCATCAAACCAGGGCGTTAAGATTTTTAACACCATCACACATCAATCAAAAGACCTGGTTACCCGGAACGAAAACGGTACAGATATTTTTGCACGCAATTTTTTACGCGTTTCCGCTGACGAACTGTGGATAGCCACCGAATCAGGAATATTTATATATCACGATAAAACCCAAAAATTGGTAAATCTGCGCAAGCAGTACAACAATCCCTACTCACTGGCAGATAACGCTGTATATACCTTATTTAAAGACAATGAAGGTGGTATTTGGGCCGGCACTTATTTTGGCGGCGTTAATTATTACCAACCCCGCTACACTTTTTTTGAAAAGTTTTTCCCGCGTATTGGCGAAAACTCTATCAGTGGGAACGCTGTACGTGAAATTTGCCGCGACTATGACGGAAACCTATGGATTGGCACCGAAGATGCCGGACTTAACAAATTCAATATTAAAACCAAGCGGTTCATTAATTACCGCCCCGGCGACGGCCGCTCGGGCATTGCCAATACAAATTTGCACGGCTTGCTTATTACGGGTAATGAGTTATGGATAGGCACTTTTGAACATGGGCTTGATGTAATGGATCTGCATACCGAGCGGGTGATCCGCCATTACAACGCGGGCTCCGGCCCGCACCAGCTGAAGAGCAATTTTATTTTTTGCATGTTCAAGACCCGGGCTGGCGATATTTTAGTTGGCACGCCAACCGGCTTATATAAATATAACAAGCCGGATGATGATTTTATGCTGCTCCCGCACATGCCCGCGTCCGCTTTTATAACCGCTCTGATGCAGGATAGCAAGGGTACACTCTGGTCGGGCACGTTCAGAAATGGTATATATTACCTTAATGCCGACGGCAGCAGCGGCTCCATCACCCGTTTGCTAAATGTTGATATGACCAAAGTGCGGATAACCAACATATTTGAAGACTCGGATAACCGGATGTGGTTTGCTACAGAATCAGGGCTATTCAGATACGACCACCAAACAAAGAAAGTAAAACAGTACACCCTTAACGATGGGCTGCCCAGTAATTTGATATACAGCATTTTAGAGGATGCCCGCAAACAGTTATGGATAAGCACCTCAAAAGGCTTGGTAAACTTTGACCTGGCTACAGAAAAAATACGCGTATACACCAAGGCCAACGGCTTACTTACCGATCAGTTTAACTACAACTCCGCTTATAAGGATGAAACAGGGCGCATGTTTTTTGGCTGTGTAAAGGGTATGATTTGTTTTAATCCTGACGGGTTTATTACCAATACGGGTGCGCCCCCCATTTACATAACCGGCTTTCAGGTAAACAACCGCGAACTTGCCGTAGCACAAAACGGTTCGCCGCTTAAACGCTCTATACTGGTTACCCGCAAAATCGTGCTGAATTATAAAAGCTCATCATTCAGTATTGACTTTTCCGCATTGAGTTACAACTCACCTGGAACACTTGAATACGCCTACCGTATGGACGGGCTGGATAATCAATGGACCTATATTAAAACCAACCGGAAGGTTTATTTTACCGAGTTGCCTGCCGGGGTTTACACCTTCAGGGTAAAGGCGGCCAACAGTAGCGGCATTTGGAATAACAAAGAAGCGCGCCTTATCATAAAAATTCTGCCACCTTTTTGGAAAAGCAATACCGCCTACCTGGTATATACCCTGCTATTGATGACCGCCGTAATTGTGCTGATAAACCGGTATAACCGTAAACTACGGGCCAAGCACCGCAGGCAGATGGAGATTTTTGAAAATGAAAAGGAACGCGAGATATATGAAGCCAAAATTGAATTTTTTACCAATGTGGCGCACGAGATACGAACCCCGCTCACGCTGATTAAAGGGCCTATGGAAAAGGTAATGAAAAAAGCAGTTGAAGTGCCTGACATTGAAAAAAACCTGCGGATAATTGACCGCAATACCGGTCGCCTGCTTGCGCTTACCAACCAGTTGCTCGATTTCCGTAAAACAGAAGCAAAGGGCTTCTCGCTAAATTTTGTAAACGTAGATATACCTGAATTGCTTACGGATATTTACACCCGCTTTCAGTTAGCTGCCGAGCATCGTAATTTAAACTACCAGCTGCTAATACCTGAAACGGGGCTGCAAGCCTACGTAGATCCGGAAGGTTTCACTAAAATTATAACTAACCTGCTGGATAACGCTATTAAATACAGCGACAGCCGGGTTGAGGTTGAGCTGATGCGGGTAGCTAACGACCATGAAACCTTTACAATTGAAGTACGTAATGATGGTAAGGCAATGCCACCCGAACTGGGCAACAAGATATTTGAACCCTTTTTCAGGGTTAATGAACATGGTTCGCAACCAGGAACGGGTATCGGTTTATCTATATCCAAATCCTTAGCGGAACTGCATAAGGGAAGATTAGAATTAGTTGGATATGTAAATCGATTTACTATATTTGCTTTAACACTGCCTGTACACCAATTAATAGAATTTAACCTAAGCGGTAAATGGAAAAAGTATTAA
- a CDS encoding DUF427 domain-containing protein — MKATWNNAVIAESDDTIVIENNHYFPPESVKQEYLQSSETHTTCPWKGLASYYTLNVGGKENKDAAWYYPEPKDAATEIKGYVAFWKGVKVSE; from the coding sequence ATGAAAGCTACCTGGAACAACGCGGTTATTGCCGAGAGTGATGACACCATCGTGATTGAGAACAACCATTATTTTCCGCCGGAGAGTGTAAAGCAGGAGTACCTGCAAAGCAGCGAAACGCATACAACCTGCCCTTGGAAAGGACTGGCATCATACTATACACTTAATGTTGGCGGTAAAGAAAATAAGGATGCGGCCTGGTACTACCCGGAGCCTAAGGACGCCGCTACCGAAATTAAAGGCTATGTAGCTTTTTGGAAAGGAGTTAAGGTAAGCGAATGA
- the egtD gene encoding L-histidine N(alpha)-methyltransferase, whose protein sequence is MILTPAVPEKQPESHCSQFLHDVLDGLSATPKHLQSKYFYDEQGDKLFQEIMNCPEYYLTGLEMEIFTQQTDLLAHTIRKGGEPFDLIELGAGDATKSIHLLRKLVEQGAQFEYMPIDISGHVISELEVTLPVSVPGLKLTGLEGEYFEMLAKASAISDRRKVVMFLGSNIGNMPVEDAQEFCNSLRQHLSTGDMLLMGVDLKKNPNIIRAAYDDKGGITKAFNLNLLTRINRELGADFDLSQFDHFCSYDPETGACKSYLISLSEQVVKINGKSIRFEKDEYIWMEISQKYTIDQVDEMAEKAGFAPADHIFDSKHWFVDAMLVAI, encoded by the coding sequence ATGATACTTACACCCGCCGTACCTGAAAAACAACCTGAAAGCCATTGCAGCCAGTTTTTGCACGATGTATTGGACGGCTTAAGCGCCACGCCAAAACATCTGCAATCAAAATATTTTTATGACGAACAGGGCGACAAGCTTTTCCAGGAAATTATGAACTGCCCCGAGTACTACCTCACCGGCCTGGAGATGGAAATATTCACCCAGCAAACCGATTTGTTGGCCCACACCATCCGTAAAGGCGGAGAGCCGTTTGATTTGATTGAGCTTGGTGCAGGCGATGCCACCAAATCTATTCACCTGTTACGGAAGCTGGTGGAGCAGGGCGCACAATTTGAATACATGCCTATCGATATTTCGGGGCATGTCATCAGCGAATTGGAAGTCACCCTTCCCGTAAGCGTACCCGGCCTTAAACTCACCGGCCTTGAGGGCGAATATTTTGAGATGCTGGCGAAGGCTTCGGCTATATCTGATCGCCGTAAGGTAGTCATGTTTCTGGGGTCGAACATAGGCAACATGCCTGTTGAGGATGCGCAGGAATTTTGTAACAGCTTAAGGCAACACCTTTCAACAGGCGATATGCTGTTGATGGGTGTAGACCTGAAAAAAAATCCTAACATCATACGCGCGGCTTATGATGATAAGGGCGGCATTACCAAAGCGTTCAACTTAAACCTGCTTACCCGCATTAACCGGGAGCTGGGCGCTGATTTCGACCTGTCGCAATTTGACCATTTTTGCAGCTACGATCCGGAGACCGGCGCATGTAAAAGCTACCTGATCAGCCTAAGTGAGCAAGTAGTAAAAATCAATGGCAAAAGCATCCGTTTTGAAAAGGATGAATACATCTGGATGGAAATATCACAAAAATATACCATTGACCAGGTAGACGAGATGGCCGAAAAGGCCGGCTTCGCCCCCGCCGATCATATTTTCGACAGCAAGCACTGGTTTGTTGACGCGATGCTGGTAGCTATATAA
- a CDS encoding ABC transporter ATP-binding protein, translating into MIKADNLSKHFGAVKAVDEVSFEVAEGETMVLLGTSGCGKTTTLKMLNRLIEPTSGTISINGRDVAGQQPEELRRGIGYVLQNNGLFPHYTVAENIAIVPNLLKWDKAKTQKRTTELLEKLHLSAQYLDVYPNELSGGQQQRVGLARALVADAPVLLMDEPFGALDNVTRTKIQAEFKALDELKRKTIIMVTHDVQEAFALGDRIVIMDKGRIVQQGTPQELLFNPADDFVRDFLKEQHLQLELRSIKLADMWPGLTDTGRKTHTDLLSADENMWAALEGFKFTEHDNINIINQHTREIKSVGFEALMSAYYQYKKQPHHE; encoded by the coding sequence ATGATAAAGGCGGATAACCTGAGCAAGCATTTTGGCGCTGTAAAGGCAGTTGATGAGGTATCTTTCGAAGTTGCTGAAGGCGAAACCATGGTTTTGCTGGGTACCAGCGGCTGCGGAAAAACCACCACGCTTAAAATGCTGAACCGGCTTATTGAGCCAACAAGCGGCACCATTAGCATTAATGGCCGTGATGTTGCCGGTCAGCAGCCGGAGGAATTGAGGCGCGGCATAGGTTATGTATTGCAAAACAACGGGCTTTTTCCGCATTACACCGTTGCCGAGAATATAGCCATTGTACCCAACCTGCTTAAATGGGATAAAGCCAAAACCCAAAAGCGCACTACTGAGCTGTTGGAAAAGCTGCACTTATCGGCACAATACCTTGATGTTTACCCTAACGAATTGAGCGGCGGGCAACAGCAGCGGGTGGGTTTGGCACGTGCCTTGGTTGCCGATGCCCCGGTTTTGCTGATGGATGAGCCATTCGGCGCGTTGGATAATGTTACCCGCACAAAAATACAAGCTGAGTTTAAGGCACTCGACGAGTTGAAACGCAAAACCATTATTATGGTGACCCACGATGTGCAGGAAGCTTTTGCCCTTGGCGACCGTATTGTAATTATGGATAAGGGACGCATTGTGCAGCAAGGCACACCGCAAGAGTTATTGTTTAATCCAGCGGATGATTTTGTGAGAGATTTTTTGAAGGAGCAGCATCTGCAACTCGAGCTGCGTTCCATTAAACTGGCGGATATGTGGCCTGGGCTGACGGACACCGGTCGTAAAACACATACCGATCTGCTATCTGCCGACGAAAATATGTGGGCAGCCTTAGAAGGTTTTAAATTTACGGAGCACGACAATATTAACATTATCAACCAGCATACGCGCGAGATAAAGAGCGTTGGTTTCGAGGCCTTAATGAGCGCTTATTATCAATACAAAAAGCAACCGCACCATGAATGA
- the egtB gene encoding ergothioneine biosynthesis protein EgtB: MNLAERYRQVRQRSEYICSPLQTEDYVVQPIEDVSPPKWHLGHTTWFFETFILKPYISAYKEFNTEYNYVFNSYYESVGSRVIRTDRGNLSRPTVIDIYSYRKYVDEAMYHFLCGDIPADVQELLILGFNHEEQHQELLYTDIKYILGHNPLFPAYSHEYKVPHYERAAGAEFIQVPEGIYEIGFEGEGFCFDNELNRHKVYLNAYRISPNLVTNAEYLEFINSGGYHDFRHWHSEGWAWVNTNKVESPLYWYLIDGHWHHYTYHGLQPLDMHGPVTHISYYEAYAYAAWKGMRLPTEFEWEAAAAKFNWGQRWEWTESSYLPYPGFSKAPGAIGEYNGKFMVNQKVLRGASEVTPPGHSRATYRNFFQTGLRWQFTGIRLAL, translated from the coding sequence ATGAATTTAGCAGAACGTTACCGGCAGGTGCGGCAACGCTCCGAATATATTTGCAGTCCGCTGCAAACTGAGGATTACGTTGTTCAGCCCATTGAGGATGTAAGTCCTCCTAAGTGGCACCTGGGCCATACCACCTGGTTTTTTGAGACCTTTATACTTAAGCCTTACATATCTGCTTATAAAGAGTTCAATACCGAATACAATTACGTTTTCAATAGCTATTATGAGAGTGTAGGCAGCCGCGTTATCCGAACAGATCGCGGTAATTTGAGCCGCCCCACCGTGATTGATATTTACAGCTACCGCAAGTATGTTGATGAGGCGATGTATCATTTTTTATGTGGTGATATACCTGCCGATGTTCAGGAGTTGTTGATCCTTGGTTTTAATCACGAAGAACAGCACCAGGAGCTATTGTATACGGATATCAAATATATCCTTGGTCATAATCCTTTGTTCCCCGCCTATTCTCATGAATATAAGGTGCCGCATTACGAAAGAGCGGCCGGCGCGGAATTTATACAAGTGCCCGAAGGAATTTACGAAATAGGCTTTGAGGGCGAGGGCTTTTGTTTTGACAACGAGCTTAACCGCCATAAAGTTTACCTGAACGCTTACCGGATCAGCCCTAACCTGGTTACCAATGCCGAATACCTGGAGTTTATAAACAGCGGTGGTTATCATGATTTCAGGCACTGGCACTCCGAAGGCTGGGCATGGGTTAATACCAACAAGGTGGAATCGCCCTTATATTGGTACCTGATAGACGGGCACTGGCATCACTACACCTACCACGGTTTGCAACCGTTAGATATGCACGGGCCGGTAACGCACATTAGTTATTATGAGGCTTATGCCTATGCCGCCTGGAAGGGGATGCGCTTGCCTACTGAATTTGAATGGGAAGCCGCTGCCGCTAAGTTTAACTGGGGCCAGCGTTGGGAGTGGACCGAAAGTTCATACCTGCCTTACCCGGGTTTTTCAAAGGCGCCCGGCGCTATCGGCGAATACAATGGCAAGTTTATGGTGAACCAAAAGGTTTTGCGCGGCGCATCGGAGGTTACACCGCCGGGGCATAGCCGGGCCACCTACCGAAACTTTTTTCAAACCGGTTTACGCTGGCAATTTACCGGCATACGCCTCGCATTATAA
- a CDS encoding mercuric reductase has product MKQYDAIVIGAGQAGVPLAKKLAKAGKKTALIEKRFVGGTCVNDGCTPTKAMVASAKAAYNAVHSAEIGVTVNSYSVDLKAIKERKDKIVMKSRTGGQSAVESTEGLDLIFGEACFIADKTISVKLNDGGEEELTAELFFINTGASPVIPDIEGLEEAGYLTSTTILDLEEVPQHLLIIGGNYIGLEFGQMFSRFGSKVAILERSERLLPGEDEDIAHELTKILQKENINILCNAQAKSFDKTGYEITAAVERNGKIENISCTHILVATGRKPQTERLGLDKAGVELDDKGFIKVNNKLETNVKGIYALGDVKPGPAFTHISYNDYTIVYRNLFEGENFTTDDRPVPYCMFTDPQLGRIGLSEMEAKKQGINYQVATLPMEHVARAIEVGDTRGIMKAIVDPESKKILGAAILGEQGGEIMSVLQMAMEGGITYDRIRYCVFAHPTYSESLNNLFMSLEK; this is encoded by the coding sequence ATGAAGCAGTACGATGCTATTGTAATTGGCGCCGGGCAGGCCGGTGTGCCTTTGGCAAAAAAACTGGCCAAGGCCGGTAAAAAAACAGCGCTTATTGAAAAACGCTTTGTGGGCGGCACCTGCGTTAATGATGGCTGTACGCCCACCAAGGCTATGGTAGCATCGGCTAAGGCGGCATACAATGCCGTGCACTCTGCAGAGATTGGAGTAACGGTAAACAGCTATTCGGTTGATTTGAAAGCGATAAAAGAACGCAAGGACAAAATCGTGATGAAATCTCGTACAGGCGGCCAGAGCGCTGTTGAAAGCACCGAGGGATTAGACCTGATATTTGGCGAAGCCTGTTTTATTGCTGATAAAACCATCAGCGTAAAGCTGAATGATGGCGGCGAAGAAGAACTTACGGCCGAACTGTTCTTTATCAACACGGGCGCATCGCCGGTAATACCGGATATTGAAGGCCTGGAGGAGGCCGGTTATCTGACATCTACCACTATACTTGACCTGGAAGAGGTACCGCAACACCTGCTCATCATCGGCGGAAATTATATCGGACTGGAGTTTGGGCAGATGTTTAGCCGGTTTGGAAGTAAGGTTGCCATCCTGGAACGATCAGAAAGGTTATTGCCCGGCGAGGATGAAGATATAGCGCATGAACTGACTAAAATTCTGCAAAAGGAAAACATAAATATTCTTTGCAATGCACAGGCTAAAAGCTTTGATAAAACCGGTTACGAAATAACTGCTGCTGTTGAACGCAATGGCAAAATCGAAAATATCAGCTGTACCCATATATTAGTTGCCACAGGACGTAAACCACAAACTGAAAGACTTGGGCTTGACAAAGCCGGTGTCGAGCTGGATGATAAAGGCTTTATTAAGGTAAATAACAAGCTGGAGACGAATGTAAAAGGCATCTATGCTTTGGGCGATGTAAAACCGGGTCCGGCGTTTACGCATATCTCCTATAATGATTATACCATTGTTTACCGCAATCTTTTTGAAGGCGAAAACTTTACTACAGATGACAGGCCGGTGCCATACTGCATGTTTACCGATCCGCAGCTTGGCCGTATTGGCTTAAGCGAGATGGAAGCGAAAAAGCAGGGCATCAATTACCAGGTAGCCACGTTGCCTATGGAACATGTTGCCCGCGCCATTGAGGTGGGCGATACACGGGGCATAATGAAAGCCATTGTTGATCCGGAAAGTAAGAAAATTCTGGGTGCTGCTATTTTAGGGGAGCAAGGCGGCGAAATCATGTCGGTATTGCAGATGGCTATGGAGGGCGGCATTACGTATGATAGGATACGCTATTGTGTATTTGCACACCCTACTTATTCCGAGTCGCTGAACAACCTCTTCATGTCGTTAGAGAAATAA
- a CDS encoding ABC transporter permease/substrate-binding protein — MNEQQQSLLDFMRQQSDKLLSQTLEHIGLTFISLLIAVMIGLPLGILIARKKQLSGSVLGFAGVLQTIPSIALLGFMIPLLGIGPKPAIVALLLYALLPIIRNTYTGVTGVDASVKEAAVAMGMSKWQILKQVELPLAMPVILAGIRTATVINVGVATLASYIAAGGLGEFIFGGISLNNTNMILAGAIPAALLAIVFDFLLSLVQKLNFRKVRAGAYALPVFTLLLASFYFIPSAYGGKLTAGFTPEFMGRQDGNLGLRNKYGLKIHTTVISDAVMYKAAYEKELDVISGYSTDGRLKAYDLVVLEDDGHIFPPYYAAPIVSDIALKKFPDLERTLNMLSGTITDSVMTELNYRTDYLHQSPERVAKDFLVSKNLYKPSRNGKAGIIRIGSKIFGEQYILANMYAMLIRGNTDYDVSTKTGLGGTKICFDALTNNQIDFYPEYTGTGLLAILQAPAQTVNKLISDKERTYNFVKAEFSKRYSIKWLTPIGFNNAYALMMRRKQAQELNVKTISDLKNHLDTN, encoded by the coding sequence ATGAATGAACAGCAACAATCGCTGCTGGATTTCATGCGCCAGCAATCAGATAAATTACTCTCGCAAACGCTTGAACACATCGGCCTTACGTTTATTTCGCTACTGATAGCCGTGATGATCGGGCTGCCGCTGGGGATATTGATTGCCCGTAAAAAGCAATTATCCGGCAGTGTGCTGGGTTTTGCGGGGGTGCTGCAAACCATACCCAGTATTGCTTTGCTCGGTTTCATGATTCCGCTTTTAGGCATCGGCCCTAAACCCGCTATAGTGGCCCTGCTGTTGTATGCCTTGCTGCCCATCATCCGCAACACGTACACGGGCGTAACCGGGGTTGATGCTTCGGTGAAAGAAGCCGCCGTTGCTATGGGCATGAGCAAATGGCAAATACTAAAGCAGGTTGAGTTACCATTAGCCATGCCGGTTATTTTAGCCGGTATACGCACAGCAACGGTAATTAATGTAGGCGTGGCTACGCTGGCCTCATACATTGCGGCAGGTGGTTTGGGCGAGTTCATCTTCGGCGGTATTTCGCTTAACAATACCAACATGATATTGGCTGGCGCTATACCGGCAGCCCTACTGGCCATTGTGTTTGATTTCCTGCTATCCTTAGTGCAAAAACTCAATTTCCGGAAGGTGCGGGCAGGTGCTTATGCCTTGCCTGTATTCACGCTGCTGCTGGCTTCTTTTTATTTTATTCCATCGGCTTACGGCGGCAAACTTACCGCTGGTTTTACCCCTGAATTTATGGGCAGGCAGGACGGCAACCTGGGCTTGCGTAATAAATACGGGTTGAAAATCCATACCACCGTGATCAGCGATGCGGTGATGTACAAGGCAGCTTATGAAAAGGAGTTGGATGTAATAAGCGGATATTCAACCGATGGGCGATTGAAGGCATACGATCTGGTGGTGCTGGAGGATGACGGGCATATTTTCCCACCTTACTATGCCGCGCCGATTGTGAGCGACATCGCCCTGAAAAAATTCCCGGACCTGGAGCGCACGCTCAATATGCTGTCGGGCACAATTACCGATTCCGTCATGACGGAGCTGAACTACCGTACCGATTATCTGCATCAAAGTCCGGAAAGGGTGGCCAAAGATTTTCTTGTATCAAAAAACTTATATAAACCTTCGCGCAACGGTAAGGCAGGTATTATACGCATCGGCTCAAAAATATTTGGCGAGCAATATATTTTGGCCAATATGTATGCGATGCTGATACGTGGTAATACCGATTATGATGTGTCTACCAAAACCGGCCTCGGTGGTACTAAGATCTGCTTTGATGCTCTTACTAACAACCAGATAGATTTTTACCCGGAATATACCGGTACCGGTTTGCTGGCGATTTTGCAGGCCCCGGCGCAAACGGTTAATAAACTAATAAGCGATAAAGAGCGCACTTATAACTTTGTAAAAGCAGAATTTAGCAAGCGATACAGTATTAAATGGCTTACCCCCATAGGTTTTAACAATGCTTATGCATTAATGATGCGCCGAAAACAAGCGCAGGAGTTAAACGTTAAAACGATATCTGATCTGAAGAACCACCTTGATACCAATTAA
- a CDS encoding response regulator transcription factor, translating into MEKVLSPAAYQTGDADLEKPVVLLVDDNEEILEFVSEDLSDKYRVITAPDGIVALNILREQIVHLVISDVMMPGMDGFALCEAIKAEFELGHIPIVLLTAKNTLQSKIEGLELGADAYIEKPFSPEYLQVQVACLIRNRNKVKQYFAKSPLTHIKTIAHNRADEVFLEKLNELIIKNLDNKELDVEHLADMMNMSRPTLYRKIKSISDLTPNELINLGRLKRAAELLSEGKFKIYEISDMVGYSSQTQFGRNFLKQFGMSPSDYLYSLHGDK; encoded by the coding sequence ATGGAAAAAGTATTAAGCCCGGCTGCTTATCAGACCGGCGATGCCGATCTTGAAAAACCGGTTGTTTTACTCGTGGATGATAACGAGGAGATTTTGGAATTTGTTTCCGAGGATCTGAGTGATAAATACCGGGTGATAACAGCGCCTGATGGTATAGTAGCGCTTAACATTTTGCGCGAGCAAATAGTACATCTCGTTATCAGTGATGTAATGATGCCAGGGATGGATGGCTTTGCGCTTTGCGAAGCTATTAAAGCCGAATTTGAACTTGGGCACATACCTATTGTACTGCTGACGGCCAAAAACACGCTTCAATCAAAAATTGAGGGGCTTGAGCTGGGTGCTGATGCTTATATCGAGAAGCCATTTTCGCCTGAATATTTGCAGGTGCAGGTAGCCTGCCTGATACGTAACCGCAATAAGGTAAAGCAATACTTTGCTAAATCGCCGCTGACACATATTAAAACAATTGCCCATAACCGCGCCGACGAGGTTTTTCTGGAAAAGCTGAACGAGCTTATCATCAAAAACCTGGATAATAAGGAGTTGGATGTGGAGCACCTGGCTGACATGATGAATATGAGCCGCCCTACCCTCTACCGTAAGATCAAATCAATATCTGATCTTACACCTAATGAACTGATCAATCTCGGCAGGTTAAAACGCGCCGCTGAGTTGCTAAGCGAAGGAAAATTTAAGATCTACGAAATATCAGACATGGTGGGTTACAGCTCACAAACGCAATTCGGGCGTAACTTTTTAAAGCAGTTCGGCATGTCTCCGTCTGATTATCTTTATAGTTTACACGGCGATAAATAA